In Neofelis nebulosa isolate mNeoNeb1 chromosome 10, mNeoNeb1.pri, whole genome shotgun sequence, one DNA window encodes the following:
- the CCKBR gene encoding gastrin/cholecystokinin type B receptor isoform X1, protein MELLKLNRSAQGSGPGPGASLCRPGGALLNSSGAGNLSCEPPRIRGAGTRELELAIRITLYAVIFLMSVGGNVLIIVVLGLSRRLRTVTNAFLLSLAVSDLLLAVACMPFTLLPNLMGTFIFGTVVCKAVSYLMGVSVSVSTLSLVAIALERYSAICRPLQARVWQTRSHAARVIIATWMLSGLLMVPYPVYTAVQPVGSRVLQCVHRWPSAHVRQTWSVLLLLLLFFVPGVVMAVAYGLISRELYLGLRFDEDSDNENQSRVRSQRGLRSGAGPGSAQPNGRCRPETGLAGEDGDGCYVQLPRSRQTLELSALTAPTPGPGCGPRPYQAKLLAKKRVVRMLLVIVVLFFLCWLPLYSANTWRAFDSSGAHRALSGAPISFIHLLSYASACVNPLVYCFMHRRFRQACLETCARCCPRPPRARPRPLPDEDPPTPSIASLSRLSYTTISTLGPG, encoded by the exons ATGGAGCTGCTAAAGCTGAACCGGAGCGCGCAGGGGTCCGGACCCGGGCCGGGGGCTTCCCTTTGCCGCCCCGGGGGGGCCCTCCTCAACAGCAGCGGTGCGGGCAACCTCAGCTGCGAGCCCCCTCGCATCCGCGGAGCCGGGACACGAG AACTGGAGCTGGCCATCAGGATCACCCTTTATGCAGTGATCTTTCTGATGAGTGTTGGAGGAAATGTGCTCATCATCGTGGTCCTGGGACTGAGCCGCCGCCTGAGGACTGTCACCAACGCCTTCCTGCTCTCACTGGCAGTCAGCGACCTCCTGCTGGCTGTGGCTTGCATGCCCTTCACCCTCCTGCCCAATCTCATGGGCACATTCATCTTTGGCACAGTCGTCTGTAAGGCGGTTTCCTACCTCATGG GGGTGTCTGTAAGCGTGTCCACACTAAGCCTTGTGGCCATCGCCCTGGAGCGATACAGTGCCATCTGCCGACCACTGCAGGCACGAGTGTGGCAGACACGGTCCCACGCAGCTCGTGTGATCATAGCCACGTGGATGCTCTCTGGACTGCTCATGGTGCCCTATCCCGTGTACACCGCCGTACAGCCAGTAGGGTCCCGTGTGCTGCAGTGCGTGCATCGCTGGCCCAGTGCACATGTTCGCCAAACCTG GTCCGTACTGCTGCTCCTGCTCTTGTTCTTCGTCCCGGGTGTGGTTATGGCTGTGGCCTACGGGCTCATCTCCCGTGAGCTCTACTTAGGGCTTCGCTTTGACGAAGACAGTGACAATGAGAACCAGAGCCGAGTCAGAAGCCAAAGAGGGCTGCGGAGCGGGGCAGGACCAG GTTCTGCCCAACCCAATGGGCGTTGCCGGCCGGAGACCGGGCTGGCTGGAGAGGATGGCGATGGCTGTTACGTGCAGCTTCCGCGCTCTCGTCAGACCCTGGAGCTGTCCGCGCTGACGGCGCCCACACCTGGGCCAGGATGTGGCCCCCGGCCCTACCAGGCCAAGCTGTTGGCTAAGAAGCGCGTGGTGCGGATGCTACTGGTGATCGTTgtgctttttttcctgtgttggtTGCCATTGTACAGTGCCAACACGTGGCGCGCCTTTGACAGCTCTGGTGCGCACCGCGCGCTTTCGGGAGCGCCCATCTCTTTCATCCACTTGCTGAGCTACGCCTCAGCCTGTGTCAACCCCCTGGTCTACTGCTTCATGCACCGTCGCTTTCGCCAGGCCTGCCTTGAGACATGTGCCCGCTGCTGCCCCAGGCCTCCACGAGCTCGCCCCAGGCCTCTTCCAGATGAGGACCCGCCCACCCCCTCCATTGCTTCACTGTCCAGGCTGAGCTACACCACCATCAGCACGCTGGGGCCTGGctga
- the CCKBR gene encoding gastrin/cholecystokinin type B receptor isoform X2, with translation MSVGGNVLIIVVLGLSRRLRTVTNAFLLSLAVSDLLLAVACMPFTLLPNLMGTFIFGTVVCKAVSYLMGVSVSVSTLSLVAIALERYSAICRPLQARVWQTRSHAARVIIATWMLSGLLMVPYPVYTAVQPVGSRVLQCVHRWPSAHVRQTWSVLLLLLLFFVPGVVMAVAYGLISRELYLGLRFDEDSDNENQSRVRSQRGLRSGAGPGSAQPNGRCRPETGLAGEDGDGCYVQLPRSRQTLELSALTAPTPGPGCGPRPYQAKLLAKKRVVRMLLVIVVLFFLCWLPLYSANTWRAFDSSGAHRALSGAPISFIHLLSYASACVNPLVYCFMHRRFRQACLETCARCCPRPPRARPRPLPDEDPPTPSIASLSRLSYTTISTLGPG, from the exons ATGAGTGTTGGAGGAAATGTGCTCATCATCGTGGTCCTGGGACTGAGCCGCCGCCTGAGGACTGTCACCAACGCCTTCCTGCTCTCACTGGCAGTCAGCGACCTCCTGCTGGCTGTGGCTTGCATGCCCTTCACCCTCCTGCCCAATCTCATGGGCACATTCATCTTTGGCACAGTCGTCTGTAAGGCGGTTTCCTACCTCATGG GGGTGTCTGTAAGCGTGTCCACACTAAGCCTTGTGGCCATCGCCCTGGAGCGATACAGTGCCATCTGCCGACCACTGCAGGCACGAGTGTGGCAGACACGGTCCCACGCAGCTCGTGTGATCATAGCCACGTGGATGCTCTCTGGACTGCTCATGGTGCCCTATCCCGTGTACACCGCCGTACAGCCAGTAGGGTCCCGTGTGCTGCAGTGCGTGCATCGCTGGCCCAGTGCACATGTTCGCCAAACCTG GTCCGTACTGCTGCTCCTGCTCTTGTTCTTCGTCCCGGGTGTGGTTATGGCTGTGGCCTACGGGCTCATCTCCCGTGAGCTCTACTTAGGGCTTCGCTTTGACGAAGACAGTGACAATGAGAACCAGAGCCGAGTCAGAAGCCAAAGAGGGCTGCGGAGCGGGGCAGGACCAG GTTCTGCCCAACCCAATGGGCGTTGCCGGCCGGAGACCGGGCTGGCTGGAGAGGATGGCGATGGCTGTTACGTGCAGCTTCCGCGCTCTCGTCAGACCCTGGAGCTGTCCGCGCTGACGGCGCCCACACCTGGGCCAGGATGTGGCCCCCGGCCCTACCAGGCCAAGCTGTTGGCTAAGAAGCGCGTGGTGCGGATGCTACTGGTGATCGTTgtgctttttttcctgtgttggtTGCCATTGTACAGTGCCAACACGTGGCGCGCCTTTGACAGCTCTGGTGCGCACCGCGCGCTTTCGGGAGCGCCCATCTCTTTCATCCACTTGCTGAGCTACGCCTCAGCCTGTGTCAACCCCCTGGTCTACTGCTTCATGCACCGTCGCTTTCGCCAGGCCTGCCTTGAGACATGTGCCCGCTGCTGCCCCAGGCCTCCACGAGCTCGCCCCAGGCCTCTTCCAGATGAGGACCCGCCCACCCCCTCCATTGCTTCACTGTCCAGGCTGAGCTACACCACCATCAGCACGCTGGGGCCTGGctga